The following are from one region of the Coffea eugenioides isolate CCC68of chromosome 2, Ceug_1.0, whole genome shotgun sequence genome:
- the LOC113762723 gene encoding uncharacterized protein LOC113762723: protein MKARRGQFPKNQVAFVCAILCVSCALVLFVSVFRLPDVTIASFRPENRRAVGRYEKIGKFGEMVIEMLPEDLPFTVFLPSEKAFERDLRLHLNDSLVGDKANDTYAILTRVLGFSAVPRMINAVNVPYGQEVDFDSLAGFTLYISRGADGVLVVNRIRSNNNVDLQQRSKILVHSMDGVIMDAEFEQSVLPDYNEDGGGG from the coding sequence ATGAAAGCGAGAAGGGGTCAGTTTCCGAAGAATCAAGTGGCATTTGTATGTGCAATTCTCTGTGTTTCTTGTGCTTTAGTTTTGTTTGTCTCAGTATTTAGACTACCAGATGTAACCATAGCCTCGTTTAGGCCCGAGAACAGAAGAGCAGTTGGGAGATATGAGAAAATAGGGAAATTTGGAGAAATGGTAATTGAAATGCTACCTGAAGATCTACCATTTACTGTATTTTTGCCTTCGGAAAAAGCATTTGAACGTGACTTAAGGTTGCATTTGAATGATAGTTTAGTGGGAGACAAGGCCAATGATACATATGCAATACTAACTCGAGTATTAGGATTTTCAGCTGTGCCGAGGATGATAAATGCAGTTAATGTTCCATATGGTCAGGAGGTCGATTTTGATTCCTTGGCTGGATTTACTCTGTACATATCAAGGGGCGCAGATGGAGTGTTAGTGGTTAATAGAATCCGATCGAACAATAATGTTGATTTGCAGCAGAGGAGTAAAATCCTTGTTCATAGTATGGATGGAGTTATCATGGATGCAGAGTTTGAGCAATCAGTTCTGCCTGATTACAATGAAGATGGAGGAGGAGGGTGA
- the LOC113755457 gene encoding uncharacterized protein LOC113755457, translated as MHSRKNWDKASSSSASDQFINTVKGSNGSETGNSIYEGNEKYYSGDNIVRCYCQEQCRIVTAWTEANPSRRFHGCRNYGKRGACRFFLWYDPPIPQKMKNIMGALLRDLRSVERENAALLIEMNKLKAKVKILFIICICFGVLLVFVLGGKERKKQGLLELKMLQ; from the exons ATGCATTCGAGAAAGAATTGGGACAAAGCATCCTCAAGCTCAGCCAGTGATCAATTTATTAACACCGTCAAAGGATCAAATGGTTCAGAAACAGGAAACTCGATTTATGAAGGAAACGAGAAATACTACAGTGGAGACAACATCGTGCGATGCTATTGCCAAGAACAATGCCGAATTGTGACTGCTTGGACAGAGGCAAATCCATCAAGAAGGTTTCATGGTTGCAGAAATTATGGG AAACGTGGTGCTTGCAGATTTTTTTTGTGGTATGATCCACCCATACCCCAAAAGATGAAAAATATAATGGGTGCACTTTTAAGGGACCTGAGAAGTGTTGAGAGAGAAAACGCAGCATTATTGATTGAAATGAACAAGTTGAAggcaaaagtgaaaatattgttTATAATTTGTATCTGTTTTGGCGTTTTACTTGTTTTTGTACTTGGAGGCaaggaaaggaagaaacaagGTTTGCTGGAATTGAAGATGTTGCAGTAG
- the LOC113761195 gene encoding BAHD acyltransferase DCR, which yields MLFSTMSRTTTVSKCSIFPSEDSTLGDLKLSVSDLPMLSCHYIQKGCLFTRPPFPISDLISLLKRSLSTTLSHFPPLAGRLFTDSDGHIYITSNDAGVDFTHANASHVRIRDILGSIDVPHQVKEFFSLDGMVSFEGHFRPILAVQVTELADGVFIGCSLNHAVTDGTSFWNFFNTFAEVSRGIKRISRTPDFSRESVLISPAVLKLPTGGPKITFDADAPVRERILSFTRESILKLKAIANNQKCEVNRVVELMGKQRHDPLARLDGKMTPLTQQQNKSKTTEISSFQALSALLWRGVTRARKLPASKTTTFRMAVNCRNRLEPKLEPLYFGNAIQSIPTYASAGDILAHDLRWCAEQLNKTVLAYDDATVRSNVQDWERDPRCFPLGNFDGAMLTMGSSPRFPMYDNDFGWGRPMAVRSGKANKFDGKISAFPGREGGGTVDLEVILAPETMDGLESDQEFMQYVSSGY from the coding sequence atgcTTTTCTCTACCATGTCTCGCACAACTACTGTCTCCAAATGTAGCATTTTTCCTTCTGAGGATTCCACTTTAGGAGACCTTAAACTCTCCGTTTCCGACCTCCCAATGCTCTCTTGCCACTACATCCAGAAGGGCTGTCTCTTCACTCGCCCTCCCTTCCCCATCTCCGACCTCATTTCACTTCTCAAGCGCAGCCTCTCCACCACTCTCTCTCACTTCCCGCCCCTCGCCGGCCGGCTCTTCACTGATTCTGACGGCCACATTTACATCACCAGTAACGACGCTGGCGTGGATTTTACCCATGCAAATGCTTCCCACGTTAGAATTCGTGATATTCTTGGCTCCATTGACGTTCCTCATCAAGTCAAGGAATTCTTCTCGCTTGATGGTATGGTTAGTTTTGAGGGCCATTTTAGGCCTATTTTGGCGGTTCAGGTGACCGAGTTGGCTGATGGAGTTTTCATTGGCTGCTCCCTGAACCACGCCGTCACTGATGGTACCTCCTTCTGGAACTTCTTCAATACCTTTGCCGAGGTGTCTAGGGGAATCAAGAGGATTTCCAGGACTCCGGACTTTAGCCGGGAATCTGTTCTGATATCACCGGCGGTGCTGAAACTCCCCACCGGTGGCCCCAAGATTACCTTCGACGCTGACGCACCGGTGAGGGAGAGGATATTAAGTTTCACCCGGGAATCTATCTTGAAGCTGAAAGCTATAGCCAACAACCAGAAATGCGAAGTCAATCGCGTCGTTGAATTGATGGGGAAACAGAGGCACGATCCTCTAGCGAGGCTCGACGGCAAGATGACGCCGTTAACCCAGCAACAGAATAAGAGTAAGACTACTGAGATTTCGTCATTCCAAGCACTGTCCGCGTTACTGTGGCGGGGAGTGACACGCGCCAGGAAATTACCAGCTTCCAAAACGACCACGTTCCGTATGGCTGTGAATTGCCGCAACCGGCTCGAGCCGAAGCTGGAGCCGTTATACTTTGGGAACGCAATTCAAAGTATCCCAACGTATGCTTCTGCTGGTGACATCCTGGCTCATGATCTGCGGTGGTGCGCCGAGCAGCTGAATAAAACTGTGTTGGCGTACGATGACGCTACGGTGAGGAGCAACGTACAGGATTGGGAACGGGACCCACGGTGTTTTCCCCTTGGGAATTTCGACGGTGCGATGCTGACTATGGGAAGCTCTCCTAGGTTCCCCATGTACGATAACGATTTCGGGTGGGGCAGACCCATGGCTGTCCGGAGCGGGAAGGCCAATAAGTTTGATGGTAAGATTTCGGCCTTTCCTGGACGGGAAGGCGGTGGGACCGTTGATCTGGAGGTGATTTTGGCACCCGAGACTATGGACGGTTTGGAGTCCGACCAGGAATTCATGCAATACGTGTCGTCGGGTTATTAG